One stretch of Juglans microcarpa x Juglans regia isolate MS1-56 chromosome 3D, Jm3101_v1.0, whole genome shotgun sequence DNA includes these proteins:
- the LOC121255220 gene encoding cytochrome P450 89A2-like yields the protein MAFGDVNDSTIREVERIQAELIFNYEQFTVFCSWPRLGKLLFRDRWKRYSNILKSQAEIILPLIRTRKKLKQKESKQSELVSYTDTLLDMKMNDDHDQEAGKLEEADILSLCSEFINAGADTSLTTLQWIMANIVKHPHIQAKLFAEIKAVVGEGAEEIKEEDVQKMTYLKAVILETLRIHPPSTFLVPHAVSEDAELLGYRIPKDTTVNFVISLMGRDPKEWENPMEFRPERLLNRGENGEPDRVSDVTAYKMMPFGSGRRICPGNRLALLNLEYFVSNLVWNFEWKPVDGEGVDLSDKEEFLMVMKNPLRAHVSPRIK from the coding sequence ATGGCTTTTGGGGATGTCAACGATAGCACGATTAGAGAAGTTGAACGCATTCAAGCTGAACTTATTTTCAACTACGAGCAGTTCACTGTATTCTGCAGCTGGCCAAGGTTGGGGAAGTTGCTGTTCAGAGATCGTTGGAAGAGGTACTCGAATATCTTGAAGAGTCAGGCTGAAATAATCTTGCCTTTAATCAGAACTCGAAAGAAGTTAAAGCAAAAGGAAAGCAAACAATCCGAGTTGGTATCATACACAGATACCTTACTGGATATGAAAAtgaatgatgatcatgatcaggaaGCTGGCAAGCTTGAGGAAGCCGATATACTGAGTTTGTGCTCAGAGTTCATCAATGCCGGCGCCGACACAAGCCTAACGACGCTGCAGTGGATCATGGCAAATATAGTGAAGCACCCACACATTCAAGCCAAGCTTTTTGCTGAAATCAAGGCGGTGGTGGGAGAAGGAGCCGAAGAGATTAAGGAGGAAGATGTGCAGAAGATGACATATTTGAAAGCAGTGATTCTCGAGACTCTAAGAATTCACCCTCCAAGTACCTTCTTGGTACCGCATGCAGTCTCAGAAGATGCAGAACTTCTTGGCTACAGAATCCCGAAAGATACGACAGTGAACTTCGTGATATCACTGATGGGGCGGGATCCAAAGGAGTGGGAGAATCCAATGGAGTTCAGGCCGGAGAGGTTGCTGAATCGCGGAGAAAATGGAGAACCAGATCGTGTGTCTGATGTTACAGCTTACAAGATGATGCCGTTTGGTTCAGGGAGGAGGATCTGTCCGGGGAATAGATTAGCCCTGCTTAATCTGGagtattttgtttcaaatttggtATGGAATTTTGAGTGGAAACCAGTGGACGGAGAAGGTGTTGATCTTTCGGATAAGGAGGAGTTCTTGATGGTGATGAAGAATCCTCTGCGAGCCCACGTGTCTCCAAGAATCAAATGA